In one window of Eleutherodactylus coqui strain aEleCoq1 chromosome 10, aEleCoq1.hap1, whole genome shotgun sequence DNA:
- the ZBTB34 gene encoding zinc finger and BTB domain-containing protein 34, whose product MDSNSFIQFDVPEYSSTVLSQLNELRMQGKLCDIIVHIQGQPFRAHKAVLAASSPYFRDHSALSTMSGLTISVIKNPNVFEQLLSFCYTGRMSVQLKDVVSFLTAASFLQMQCVIDKCTQILESIHSKISVVGVGGEDGQSNHNGVKDDSYFANPVDISPQYSGHMRQSIVSNDLKMESMANKSLRNRPQEEGQSDRGSSGSISEHEIQIEGEPEHGDVVRENQITEVKVKAEKSDRPSCSDSSSLGDDGYHTEMVDGEQVVTLNVGSYGSVLQHAYSYSQAASQNSNISEPYGNLSNSSPSRSILSCYRGGRVRPKRPANLGSEVQNVIQSPENEAVVSAQAYESSPRERSTRGYWHPYNERLICIYCGKTFNQKGSLDRHMRLHMGITPFVCKYCGKKYTRKDQLEYHIRGHTDDKPFRCEVCGKCFPFQGTLNQHLRKNHPGVAEVRNRMESPERTEAFVDQSDVSVSDVNMDSNLEIHAVTTTPE is encoded by the coding sequence ATGGACAGCAACAGCTTCATCCAGTTTGATGTGCCGGAGTACAGTAGTACAGTCCTAAGCCAGCTCAATGAGCTTCGGATGCAGGGAAAGTTGTGCGACATAATAGTCCACATTCAAGGTCAGCCTTTCCGTGCACACAAAGCAGTCCTTGCTGCCAGTTCTCCTTATTTCCGTGACCATTCAGCGCTAAGTACCATGAGTGGCTTAACGATATCGGTTATCAAAAACCCTAACGTTTTCGAACAGTTACTGTCATTTTGCTACACTGGAAGAATGTCCGTACAGCTAAAGGATGTCGTGAGCTTCCTAACCGCAGCCAGCTTTCTCCAAATGCAATGTGTCATCGACAAGTGCACCCAGATTCTAGAGAGCATACACTCAAAAATTAGCGTCGTGGGAGTAGGTGGAGAAGATGGTCAAAGTAACCATAATGGTGTAAAAGATGATAGCTACTTCGCAAACCCAGTGGATATATCTCCTCAATACAGTGGGCATATGCGACAGTCGATTGTAAGTAATGACTTAAAGATGGAAAGCATGGCCAACAAAAGTCTAAGGAACCGTCCTCAAGAAGAGGGGCAGTCCGACaggggcagcagcggcagcatttCAGAACATGAAATTCAGATAGAAGGAGAACCTGAGCATGGCGATGTGGTGCGAGAGAATCAAATAACGGAAGTTAAAGTCAAAGCCGAAAAGTCGGATCGGCCAAGCTGCTCCGATAGCTCCTCACTCGGTGATGACGGCTACCACACTGAAATGGTCGATGGAGAGCAAGTGGTGACATTGAATGTAGGTTCCTATGGGTCTGTTTTGCAACATGCATATTCCTATTCACAAGCTGCTTCCCAAAATAGCAACATATCCGAGCCCTATGGAAACCTAAGCAACTCTAGTCCTTCCAGATCCATACTGAGCTGCTATCGAGGTGGCCGGGTACGCCCAAAGCGACCGGCGAATCTAGGCAGTGAGGTGCAGAATGTCATCCAAAGTCCCGAAAATGAAGCGGTTGTAAGCGCCCAAGCTTATGAGAGCAGCCCGCGCGAGAGGTCAACTCGAGGCTACTGGCATCCATACAATGAGAGGCTTATCTGCATCTACTGCGGCAAGACTTTCAACCAGAAGGGGAGTCTTGACCGTCACATGCGTCTTCACATGGGCATCACACCTTTTGTATGCAAGTATTGCGGCAAGAAATACACACGAAAAGACCAACTGGAATACCACATACGGGGGCATACAGATGACAAGCCCTTCCGATGTGAAGTTTGTGGCAAGTGCTTCCCCTTCCAAGGCACGCTCAATCAGCATTTACGCAAAAACCACCCTGGGGTGGCAGAGGTGAGGAACCGGATGGAATCACCAGAGAGAACAGAGGCTTTCGTAGACCAAAGTGATGTTTCAGTATCGGATGTGAACATGGACTCAAATCTTGAGATTCACGCAGTTACTACCACACCCGAATAA